The Spirosoma foliorum genome has a window encoding:
- a CDS encoding OmpA family protein — protein sequence MKTDETKKFFEEAIKYLSTHKDKKLLLTGHTDNSGPEEVNMQLSRDRANDVKAKLRKAGIDSDQIQVKAKGETEPKADNSTMSGRKANRRVTVVVQ from the coding sequence ATCAAAACGGACGAAACGAAGAAATTCTTTGAGGAAGCGATCAAATACTTGTCTACTCACAAGGATAAAAAACTGCTGCTAACAGGGCATACCGATAATTCCGGACCCGAAGAGGTGAATATGCAGCTTTCGCGTGATCGGGCTAATGATGTGAAGGCGAAATTGCGTAAAGCGGGAATCGACTCTGACCAGATTCAGGTGAAAGCTAAAGGTGAAACGGAGCCAAAAGCCGACAACAGCACGATGTCGGGCCGGAAAGCCAATCGGCGTGTAACCGTCGTTGTTCAATAA
- a CDS encoding endonuclease III domain-containing protein: MNINPDLATKTRDAHERLNELYGIQAVRGYPDPMHELIGTILSHRTTHANEVIAYRTMRERFPTWEQVRDAPLRDLIDAIQTANYPEIKAPYIQNLLIHLFRETGAANIDFLGDLSTEAAMNWLTALPGIGFKTATILLLFTFHKPVLPVDTHVHRVTQRLGLIGPKVSAEKAHTLLLAYLPKDTLILFNFHKHFYWHGQRICTWYDPKCTDCVLQSMCDFYHAGRMTLLSSTPVRKKRALDS; encoded by the coding sequence ATGAACATTAATCCAGACTTAGCTACCAAAACACGCGACGCCCATGAACGGCTGAACGAACTATATGGTATTCAGGCGGTTCGAGGATACCCAGACCCCATGCATGAGCTAATCGGCACAATTTTATCCCACCGAACTACGCATGCAAATGAGGTTATTGCTTACCGAACCATGCGTGAACGATTTCCAACCTGGGAGCAAGTTCGCGATGCTCCGCTCCGAGATTTGATTGACGCCATTCAAACCGCAAATTACCCTGAGATTAAAGCGCCTTATATCCAGAATTTGCTGATCCACCTCTTTCGGGAAACAGGTGCCGCTAATATTGACTTTCTGGGTGACTTATCTACCGAAGCGGCTATGAACTGGTTAACTGCGCTACCTGGTATTGGCTTCAAGACGGCAACAATTTTACTGCTGTTCACCTTTCACAAGCCTGTGTTGCCTGTCGATACACATGTGCATCGGGTCACCCAACGATTGGGGTTAATTGGTCCGAAAGTAAGTGCCGAAAAGGCCCATACGCTCCTGTTGGCTTATTTACCCAAAGACACCCTGATTCTATTCAATTTTCACAAGCATTTTTACTGGCATGGCCAGCGCATCTGCACCTGGTATGACCCCAAATGTACCGATTGCGTTTTACAGTCTATGTGCGATTTCTACCACGCAGGCCGAATGACCTTGTTGAGTAGCACACCCGTCCGAAAGAAGAGAGCTCTAGATTCCTGA
- a CDS encoding LytTR family DNA-binding domain-containing protein, which produces MNNTQLRKWTVNTFDPQNVLYLIGDVNYSYVHLRNGEVVLSARTLKWFAHLWPSFVRVHKHALVNLDYVQHIRLAPNLRAPSYLIMQNKTSLPISRRRVVSVVEQLDQLGSPTSQSSFHSSQSGMHRTGL; this is translated from the coding sequence ATGAATAATACACAGCTTAGAAAATGGACCGTCAACACATTCGATCCGCAAAACGTCCTTTATCTGATAGGGGATGTTAACTACAGCTATGTCCACCTGCGTAATGGCGAGGTAGTTCTCTCGGCCCGAACCCTAAAATGGTTCGCCCATCTGTGGCCATCTTTTGTGCGCGTTCATAAACATGCCCTGGTAAATCTGGATTACGTTCAGCATATTAGGCTGGCCCCTAATTTACGCGCTCCCAGCTACCTGATCATGCAGAATAAAACCAGTCTACCCATATCCAGGCGCCGGGTGGTATCCGTCGTGGAGCAGTTAGATCAATTGGGCAGCCCGACTAGTCAATCATCGTTTCATTCCAGTCAATCAGGTATGCATCGCACGGGCCTCTAG
- a CDS encoding RNA polymerase sigma factor has product MKQKQASTKQVLNPCQPLTLDDNFEELYKQYAHKVYRTCLNMTNDSLDAQDFTQDIFMKVFLKRNSFQNRSSFSTWLYAISYHYCLDRLKPGKQLKTEPLPTDLTSHLSEDALLEESADLGFTDNVDLQIQAQQRAINQLPDHERALLLLKYETGLSIRAISKQYNISESAVKARLKRTRDKLQANQF; this is encoded by the coding sequence ATGAAACAAAAACAAGCTTCAACCAAGCAAGTACTCAATCCATGTCAGCCCCTCACGTTAGACGACAATTTTGAGGAATTGTATAAGCAGTATGCCCACAAAGTGTACCGAACCTGTCTCAACATGACCAACGATTCGCTGGATGCCCAGGATTTCACCCAGGACATCTTTATGAAGGTTTTTCTAAAACGGAACTCGTTCCAGAATCGGTCCTCGTTTTCTACCTGGCTTTATGCCATTTCCTATCACTACTGTCTGGATCGGCTTAAACCAGGCAAACAGCTCAAAACCGAGCCATTGCCCACTGACCTTACCAGCCATTTATCGGAAGATGCTTTACTGGAAGAGTCGGCAGATCTGGGATTTACAGATAATGTTGACCTTCAGATCCAGGCTCAGCAACGAGCAATCAATCAATTACCCGACCACGAGCGAGCCCTTTTGCTTCTGAAGTATGAAACGGGTTTATCAATTCGGGCTATTAGTAAGCAATACAATATATCGGAAAGCGCCGTAAAGGCCCGCCTAAAGCGGACGCGGGATAAACTTCAGGCCAATCAATTCTAA
- a CDS encoding hybrid sensor histidine kinase/response regulator transcription factor: MRFLFLLFVSLLPITLTAQQKGWQEITISDGLSQGMIFGLKQDKKGFIWVATKDGLNRYDGHNFTVFTHDPANEYSLSANYCSALLVDKRGRLWIGTLNNGLNLFDDRTQRFYHISIHGQATVNAGNYEIQLLTEDPQGNIWVSTNQGKLVKITLPNSLKTDFPDKADFTDQVQAQLITIPQIGVTGAINHISFQPGGQSLIGSSFNLYTLNWHRPQEATRVIGVAEKFTEFFSTYYDAQHDCWIASTSDQIICLKQDRIKTIPLPRKGYSSVYLKAIDANTLAITTTDFLWVMPPSELEKQDSLTARNAFVAMPPAVYAITDLLKDQTGNIWAGTSGYGLRKFNPKIRQFHSSLPNTTLSFLYVDQQGRTYVRHEFAYEQLDRSTNRLKSFLPNELPPADKRQRYMMQDRQATFWVSNTNFQTHAMHLFKFSADWKLLKKYPLPTNTSFGFYTNQTIKDKDGMLWIAALNGILLQFDPKTETFRTFSFQRLLPQKGAEIDTQTLYLDQAGTLWIGTTNGLIRAVHLQTNPVFSQYKNNAANAQSLSNDMVSSLLDDPYQPNRYLWVGTKGGGLDRLDKQTGQFEHFTEAQGLPNKVVYGILADEFRNLWLSTNRGLAQFNLKTHQFHNYTKEDGLQDDEFNTGSFFISASGELLFGGVNGLTIFKPSAVKPLIGPQPLANIINLKVNNETVKVRAPDGILAQGIEYTQRLDLSHNQNLLTFEFGVMDYTNSAKNRYRYRLDGIDKIWVEAGTNRFANYAQLPAGNYTLQMIGSPDGEVWSKPVDLHIRIHPPFYRTWWAYLLYALVLIIISWQLYTFQKQRWLLQQQVIFEKQEAGRLAELDGLKTKFFANISHEFRTPLTLILGPLADLKQRFPTETVLGLMERNGNRLLSLINQLLDLSKLEAGQLKAEPESGDVASFFQMLASSFSSLAESRQISFTFSQNKSEHWASFDRDKLEKIVTNLLANAFKFTPAGKEVRMQVHYPDSTTTGTLRFSIEDTGIGINKKDLPHIFERFYQRSAVAVPEEPTRSYEGTGIGLALVNELVKMLDGTIQVTSTEEIGTTFTVTLPLLIVSSEGPSPRSVRTQTDLITQFHQQPIETQAEDVKTLAPISENILLVIDDNADIRAYVRSIFETDYHVIEAVDGQDGLEKATALLPNIVICDLMMPQLDGFGFCRTLKTQPATSHIPVVMLTAKATVEDRIEGFELGADDYLTKPFNRAEIQARVRNLVEQRQRLQTWFSTNWSEPTDHLQLPTPFTAEQQFIERLSALVIQHLDDTQFTVEDLAEAANLSRAQLHRKLKALANTSATTFIRDIRLRKATELLNEGQLSVTQTAYAVGFDNLSYFAKVFQERYGVLPSQYGKSAPQPS; this comes from the coding sequence ATGCGATTCCTCTTCCTACTCTTCGTTAGTCTTCTTCCGATTACACTGACTGCCCAGCAGAAGGGCTGGCAGGAAATTACCATTTCCGATGGCCTCTCGCAGGGCATGATCTTCGGGCTGAAGCAGGATAAGAAAGGCTTTATCTGGGTAGCTACCAAAGACGGACTCAATCGATACGACGGCCACAATTTCACGGTATTTACCCACGATCCGGCAAACGAATACAGTCTCTCGGCCAATTATTGCTCAGCGCTTCTAGTCGATAAACGTGGACGACTCTGGATAGGCACCCTCAATAATGGGTTAAACCTATTCGACGACCGAACGCAACGCTTTTATCACATCAGTATCCACGGTCAGGCAACCGTTAATGCTGGAAACTATGAGATTCAACTGCTGACGGAAGACCCTCAGGGCAATATTTGGGTGAGTACGAATCAGGGCAAGCTGGTTAAAATCACCTTACCGAACTCACTAAAAACGGACTTCCCGGATAAAGCCGACTTTACCGATCAGGTCCAGGCTCAACTGATTACGATCCCTCAGATAGGTGTTACTGGTGCTATTAACCACATCAGTTTTCAGCCAGGCGGACAATCCCTGATTGGGAGTTCGTTTAACCTGTATACGCTCAACTGGCATCGACCCCAGGAAGCTACGAGAGTCATCGGGGTCGCAGAAAAATTCACCGAATTCTTTTCAACCTATTATGACGCGCAACATGACTGCTGGATTGCCAGTACATCCGATCAGATCATTTGCTTGAAACAAGATAGGATTAAGACAATACCTTTACCCAGAAAAGGCTACTCAAGCGTTTATTTAAAAGCGATCGACGCCAACACGCTGGCCATTACAACAACTGATTTTCTGTGGGTAATGCCACCCAGCGAACTGGAAAAGCAGGACAGTCTGACAGCCCGCAACGCATTTGTTGCGATGCCTCCAGCAGTCTATGCAATTACCGATTTGCTGAAAGATCAGACAGGAAACATCTGGGCAGGCACGAGTGGCTATGGGCTTCGAAAATTCAATCCTAAAATCCGGCAATTCCATTCTTCACTTCCCAATACGACGCTCTCTTTCCTATATGTTGATCAGCAGGGCCGAACTTACGTGCGCCATGAATTCGCCTACGAACAACTCGACCGATCAACCAATCGACTAAAGTCATTTTTACCGAACGAATTGCCGCCTGCCGATAAACGACAGCGGTATATGATGCAAGATCGTCAGGCCACATTCTGGGTATCGAATACCAATTTCCAGACGCATGCCATGCATTTGTTCAAGTTTTCTGCGGATTGGAAGCTTCTCAAAAAGTACCCACTACCCACCAACACATCATTTGGTTTCTATACCAATCAGACCATCAAGGACAAAGATGGTATGTTATGGATTGCTGCTCTCAACGGCATACTCCTCCAGTTTGACCCCAAAACAGAAACGTTTCGGACTTTCTCATTCCAAAGACTTTTACCCCAGAAAGGAGCTGAAATTGATACCCAAACGCTCTATCTCGATCAGGCGGGTACGCTCTGGATTGGCACGACCAACGGACTGATCCGGGCCGTTCATCTACAAACTAATCCCGTCTTTTCGCAGTACAAAAATAATGCGGCTAATGCTCAGAGTCTGAGTAATGATATGGTTTCCAGTCTACTCGACGACCCTTATCAACCCAATCGCTATCTCTGGGTGGGCACCAAAGGTGGCGGGCTGGATCGCTTAGACAAACAGACTGGTCAGTTCGAGCATTTTACAGAAGCACAGGGCTTACCAAATAAAGTCGTTTATGGCATTCTGGCCGATGAGTTCCGAAATCTCTGGCTGAGCACCAACCGAGGGCTGGCTCAGTTCAATCTCAAAACGCATCAATTTCATAATTACACCAAGGAAGACGGGCTTCAGGATGATGAATTCAACACAGGTTCCTTTTTTATATCGGCTTCGGGTGAGCTACTTTTTGGCGGAGTAAACGGACTTACAATTTTTAAACCCTCGGCGGTAAAACCACTCATCGGGCCACAGCCTCTTGCGAATATCATTAATCTGAAAGTCAATAATGAGACGGTTAAGGTAAGGGCTCCCGACGGTATTCTAGCTCAGGGTATCGAATACACCCAACGGCTTGATTTGTCGCACAACCAAAACCTCCTGACATTCGAATTTGGCGTGATGGATTATACCAATTCGGCCAAAAACCGCTATCGCTATCGGCTGGATGGTATCGACAAGATCTGGGTGGAGGCTGGCACCAACCGTTTCGCCAACTATGCTCAACTTCCGGCAGGTAACTACACGCTTCAAATGATAGGCTCGCCCGATGGCGAGGTCTGGAGTAAACCGGTCGACCTGCACATTCGCATTCATCCGCCATTTTATCGCACCTGGTGGGCCTATCTTCTTTATGCCCTTGTTCTGATTATTATTAGCTGGCAGTTGTATACTTTTCAGAAACAACGGTGGCTGCTTCAGCAACAAGTTATTTTTGAGAAGCAGGAAGCCGGTCGATTAGCCGAACTGGATGGTTTGAAAACCAAATTTTTTGCCAATATCTCGCACGAATTCCGAACACCACTCACCCTCATTCTGGGACCATTGGCCGACCTGAAACAGCGTTTCCCAACCGAAACCGTGTTGGGTTTGATGGAGCGCAACGGCAATCGGTTATTGAGTCTGATCAACCAGCTCCTTGATCTGAGTAAGCTGGAAGCGGGTCAGCTAAAGGCCGAACCCGAATCGGGCGATGTGGCATCCTTTTTTCAAATGCTCGCCAGTTCGTTTAGTTCACTGGCCGAGAGTCGGCAGATTTCATTTACATTCTCGCAGAATAAATCGGAGCACTGGGCCAGTTTTGATCGCGACAAGCTTGAGAAAATAGTCACCAACCTTCTGGCCAACGCCTTTAAGTTCACCCCTGCAGGTAAGGAAGTGCGTATGCAGGTTCACTATCCTGACTCAACCACAACGGGTACCTTGCGATTTAGTATTGAAGATACAGGTATTGGCATCAACAAAAAGGACCTGCCCCATATCTTCGAGCGCTTCTATCAACGGTCCGCCGTTGCGGTTCCAGAGGAGCCAACCCGTAGCTATGAAGGTACGGGTATTGGGCTGGCGCTGGTCAACGAATTGGTAAAAATGCTGGATGGAACGATTCAGGTAACCAGCACTGAGGAAATAGGGACGACTTTTACCGTTACCTTGCCCCTACTAATAGTCTCATCGGAAGGTCCATCACCCCGGTCTGTGAGGACACAGACCGATTTAATCACACAATTCCACCAGCAACCCATTGAGACACAGGCCGAGGATGTTAAAACGCTAGCACCCATCTCCGAAAACATCCTGTTGGTTATCGACGATAATGCTGATATCCGGGCATATGTTCGCAGCATTTTTGAAACTGATTATCACGTCATTGAGGCTGTCGATGGACAGGACGGGCTGGAAAAAGCCACGGCTCTCCTCCCCAATATTGTCATCTGCGATTTGATGATGCCCCAGCTCGATGGATTCGGCTTCTGCCGAACGTTGAAAACTCAGCCAGCCACCAGCCATATTCCGGTTGTGATGCTGACAGCCAAAGCCACCGTTGAAGATCGTATCGAAGGGTTCGAACTCGGAGCCGACGACTACCTGACCAAGCCCTTTAATCGGGCCGAAATTCAGGCCAGGGTACGAAATCTGGTTGAGCAACGTCAGCGTTTACAAACCTGGTTTTCCACGAACTGGTCCGAACCGACGGATCACCTACAGCTACCAACGCCATTTACTGCCGAACAACAGTTTATCGAGCGGCTGTCGGCGCTGGTGATTCAGCATCTGGACGATACGCAGTTTACCGTTGAAGATCTGGCCGAAGCGGCAAACCTGAGTCGGGCACAACTCCATCGCAAACTCAAAGCGTTGGCCAATACCTCTGCTACTACCTTTATCCGGGATATTCGACTGAGGAAAGCAACTGAACTGCTCAATGAAGGTCAGCTGAGTGTAACTCAAACAGCTTACGCCGTTGGTTTCGACAATCTATCTTACTTTGCCAAAGTATTTCAGGAGCGCTATGGTGTATTGCCCTCTCAATACGGCAAATCAGCGCCCCAGCCCAGCTAG
- a CDS encoding DUF4097 family beta strand repeat-containing protein, which yields MKKLLLTSAGFLCLLLNAQAQEYKTKLTNSKDHKVTLEIDAGDIKIEGHNSDEVLIQASSGYEAPPERAKGLKPLYYQAVDNSGIGLAVTPENGGLKIEKATRKAIKYTIKLPRKVAILYTQTNWQSAGVSISNMDGDLEVKTNNASIELTNVTGPIVANTTNGEVKVVYSSLSQEKPTAISTINGAIDITMPNASKANLKLRSIQGEMYTDFDLGMKASKEGMPRVGGGNNIDGSINGGGVEVQLKTINSNIYVRKQK from the coding sequence ATGAAAAAGCTCCTTTTAACGAGTGCAGGATTCCTATGCCTTTTACTGAACGCCCAGGCTCAGGAATACAAAACCAAACTAACGAATTCGAAAGATCACAAAGTGACGCTTGAAATCGATGCTGGCGACATCAAGATTGAAGGACACAATAGCGACGAAGTACTGATTCAGGCTTCATCAGGCTACGAAGCGCCACCCGAACGGGCTAAAGGTCTGAAACCACTCTATTATCAGGCCGTCGATAACTCAGGCATCGGTTTGGCTGTAACTCCTGAAAATGGTGGATTGAAAATTGAAAAAGCAACCCGAAAAGCTATCAAATACACTATTAAACTTCCGCGTAAAGTGGCCATTCTCTATACGCAAACCAACTGGCAGAGTGCTGGCGTGAGCATCAGCAATATGGATGGCGATCTGGAGGTAAAAACCAATAATGCCTCCATTGAACTGACGAATGTAACGGGCCCCATCGTAGCCAATACCACCAATGGCGAAGTAAAAGTGGTGTATTCGAGTCTGAGCCAGGAAAAGCCAACAGCTATATCGACCATCAACGGGGCTATTGATATCACCATGCCTAACGCTTCTAAAGCCAATTTGAAACTACGGTCGATTCAGGGAGAAATGTACACGGACTTTGATCTGGGTATGAAAGCATCCAAAGAGGGTATGCCTAGAGTTGGGGGTGGAAACAACATCGATGGTAGCATCAATGGGGGTGGCGTTGAGGTTCAACTCAAAACCATCAACAGCAATATATACGTCCGTAAGCAAAAGTAA
- a CDS encoding HEAT repeat domain-containing protein, giving the protein MKQDIEKLLEKYYEGETSLQEEKELRQFFQQDNIPEHLMSHAAQFRYFASTRTQHPSLAFTTQLAKKLSAPEPSRIFGLTSWSLRLAASVALLILGFGAGLFYTSWRYGTNDMAASSTDAEPALAMKKVLTFEQLAKTSASERIQAVNQSYELTQVDQEITQLLINTLNFDANVNVRLAACQALVRFENEPDVREALIQSLKIQTDPNIQITLIDALVAIKEKRAVDEIQRLVQDQKVLDIVRQKAEEGINQLTHEANTVS; this is encoded by the coding sequence ATGAAGCAGGACATTGAAAAATTACTGGAGAAATATTATGAGGGTGAAACGAGCCTGCAGGAAGAAAAAGAATTGCGGCAGTTTTTTCAGCAGGATAACATCCCAGAGCACCTGATGTCGCATGCTGCGCAGTTCCGTTATTTTGCCAGCACTAGGACGCAGCACCCTTCATTAGCCTTTACCACTCAGCTAGCCAAAAAACTGAGCGCCCCAGAACCCAGCCGTATTTTTGGTTTGACAAGCTGGAGTCTTCGCCTGGCAGCAAGCGTGGCGCTGCTTATTCTTGGTTTTGGTGCCGGGCTGTTTTATACGAGTTGGCGATACGGTACAAACGACATGGCAGCATCCTCGACTGATGCTGAGCCTGCTCTGGCAATGAAAAAAGTGCTGACTTTCGAGCAACTCGCTAAAACGTCAGCCAGCGAACGAATTCAGGCCGTTAATCAGAGTTACGAACTCACCCAGGTTGATCAGGAAATTACCCAACTCCTGATCAATACTCTGAACTTCGACGCCAATGTCAATGTGCGTCTGGCAGCTTGTCAGGCACTCGTTCGCTTCGAAAACGAACCCGATGTACGCGAAGCGCTAATTCAATCGCTTAAAATCCAGACTGATCCCAATATTCAGATCACCCTGATTGACGCCCTGGTAGCCATTAAAGAAAAACGAGCCGTCGACGAAATCCAACGACTTGTACAGGATCAAAAAGTACTGGATATCGTGCGCCAGAAAGCCGAAGAGGGTATTAACCAATTAACTCACGAAGCTAACACAGTTTCTTAG
- a CDS encoding RNA polymerase sigma factor codes for MDLQVFKQRILPVQGRLFRLAQLFLRNREEAEDALQDVLLRLWTNRQQLDAYHSVEALAVQMTKNLCLDRLKSHAKTKSTDDSALFGVATENVSPYRQVELTDSADLIRQLMNELPDQQKLVLHLRDVEEYSFEEIEQVTGLSVNNIRVILSRARQRLRDNYLKVNDYEAGH; via the coding sequence ATGGATCTACAAGTCTTCAAACAACGCATACTTCCGGTGCAGGGCCGTCTTTTCCGATTGGCTCAGTTGTTTCTTCGCAACCGCGAAGAAGCCGAAGATGCCCTACAGGATGTGTTGCTCCGGCTATGGACCAATCGACAACAGTTAGATGCCTATCATAGTGTAGAAGCGCTGGCGGTTCAGATGACAAAAAATCTGTGTCTGGATCGGTTAAAGTCACATGCTAAAACGAAATCAACCGATGACTCCGCCCTTTTTGGGGTCGCCACGGAAAACGTTTCACCCTATCGGCAGGTAGAATTAACGGATAGTGCCGACTTGATTCGGCAGTTAATGAATGAATTACCAGATCAGCAGAAACTGGTGCTTCATCTGCGTGATGTGGAGGAGTATTCGTTTGAGGAGATCGAACAGGTTACTGGCCTCAGCGTTAATAATATTCGGGTGATTTTGTCGCGAGCCCGCCAACGTCTGCGCGACAATTACTTAAAAGTCAATGATTATGAAGCAGGACATTGA
- a CDS encoding LytR/AlgR family response regulator transcription factor, whose translation MSTDWPPLKLYLRETGRQFFSVSDLVYLQAVANYSWLNWADGRRMLMPRTLKYYSPQLPNELFIRLHRNCVVNRQFVERLERTETGGLVHLSTGEVLPVSRRRWSLVRRQLASQRAYVS comes from the coding sequence ATGTCAACGGATTGGCCTCCACTTAAGCTTTATCTTCGAGAAACGGGTCGACAGTTTTTTTCTGTGTCAGACTTAGTGTATTTGCAGGCTGTTGCTAATTACAGCTGGCTCAACTGGGCAGATGGTCGCCGAATGTTGATGCCACGCACACTCAAATACTACTCGCCCCAACTCCCTAATGAATTATTCATTCGGCTCCATCGTAATTGTGTGGTCAATCGCCAGTTTGTGGAACGACTGGAACGCACCGAAACGGGTGGGCTGGTGCATTTAAGCACAGGCGAAGTGCTCCCTGTTTCACGCCGACGCTGGAGTCTGGTTCGACGTCAATTAGCCAGCCAGCGCGCTTACGTGAGTTAA